The following are encoded in a window of Arthrobacter sp. NicSoilB4 genomic DNA:
- a CDS encoding glycosidase produces MGANTAENTNRRLKAVLDVLTEGVWTDEKLNAGAVLGEAITRVPLNEFERELLSGGIPRGHKTLTTATAKLVKAGWLVKGRAGWTITEDGQRATVAFADPAAFAAALDAGTPVPADTPLPSAPAGKPATKAAPKAAKVAEKVAGKAAKLVEEAVAPVAKAVRKRKPASAPAAAASAEATAAAAPAVSVEAIDQPEAVAVAGDFNVLLGAPANWAPQYDESQMELDQVDQLWKIAADLPAGNYSFKIALNRSWDENFGAFGAFDGANHEVHHSGGQLVIHYDHRTRDIVFA; encoded by the coding sequence ATGGGCGCGAACACTGCCGAAAACACCAACCGACGACTGAAGGCCGTGCTGGACGTTCTGACCGAGGGGGTGTGGACGGATGAGAAGCTGAACGCCGGAGCGGTGCTGGGCGAGGCCATCACCCGCGTTCCGCTCAACGAGTTCGAGCGTGAGCTGCTGAGCGGCGGAATTCCCCGCGGCCACAAGACGCTGACCACCGCCACGGCGAAGCTGGTCAAGGCAGGCTGGCTGGTGAAGGGCCGTGCGGGCTGGACCATCACGGAGGACGGCCAGCGCGCCACGGTGGCGTTCGCAGACCCTGCCGCTTTCGCCGCAGCGCTCGACGCCGGAACGCCCGTTCCCGCCGACACCCCGTTGCCGTCGGCGCCCGCCGGGAAGCCGGCAACTAAGGCGGCGCCGAAGGCCGCCAAGGTTGCCGAGAAGGTCGCCGGCAAGGCTGCCAAGCTGGTCGAAGAGGCTGTGGCTCCGGTCGCCAAGGCGGTCCGTAAGCGCAAGCCAGCTAGCGCCCCGGCTGCTGCGGCATCCGCCGAGGCTACAGCTGCTGCGGCGCCGGCCGTCAGCGTCGAGGCCATCGACCAGCCGGAAGCAGTGGCCGTGGCAGGCGACTTCAACGTCCTGTTGGGCGCACCGGCCAACTGGGCCCCGCAGTACGACGAATCCCAGATGGAACTGGACCAGGTCGATCAGCTCTGGAAGATCGCGGCAGACCTCCCGGCCGGAAACTACAGCTTCAAGATCGCGCTGAACCGCTCCTGGGACGAGAACTTCGGTGCCTTTGGCGCGTTCGACGGCGCCAACCACGAGGTGCACCACTCCGGCGGCCAGCTGGTTATCCACTACGACCACCGGACCCGCGACATCGTCTTCGCGTAG
- a CDS encoding alpha-glucosidase yields the protein MTVEQPTEESVRAPGRDWFQSAVVYQIYPRSFADSNGDGIGDLRGIISKLDYLHGLGVDVVWLSPIYTSPQDDNGYDISDYRNVDPLFGTLEELRELTDGLHARGMKLVMDLVVNHTSDEHPWFIESRSSKDNPKRDWYWWRPPREAADGSADGPGVAPKNTAPNNWGSAFSGPAWEFDQATGEYYLHIFSRKQPDLNWENPQVRAAVYEMMNWWLDRGVDGFRMDVINFISKDTALPDGPIAAGMLYGDGTPFYIGGPRIHEFLQEMHREVFAGRTGPLLTVGEMPGVTVDEAILFTDPARAEVDMVFQFEHVALDQEDGNKWRPKKLKLTDLKATLGHWQTGLAERGWNSLYWGNHDQARAVSRFGDDGPYRELSAKMLAGILHLHRGTPYVYQGEELGMTNMTFGAISDYRDIEVLNHHREATTHLGHTDAEVLAALAPLNRDNARTPVQWDASRHAGFTTGSPWIAVNPNANHINAAAQVDDPDSVYSFYRSVIALRHSEPVVSHGDFTMLLPRDEHVYAFVRSLPDTRLLVLGNFSGQDQDVTLDDADVPLAWGSAELVLGNYPADAAVPRLHLRPWELKVFRAGAARPDR from the coding sequence ATGACGGTAGAACAGCCCACTGAAGAATCCGTTAGGGCTCCTGGCCGCGACTGGTTCCAGAGCGCCGTCGTCTATCAGATCTATCCGCGTAGCTTCGCGGATTCCAACGGGGACGGCATCGGGGACCTGCGCGGCATCATCAGCAAGCTGGACTACCTGCACGGGCTCGGCGTCGACGTCGTCTGGCTGTCCCCGATCTACACCTCCCCGCAGGACGACAACGGCTACGACATCAGCGACTACCGCAATGTCGACCCGCTTTTCGGGACCCTCGAGGAGCTGAGGGAACTGACGGACGGGCTGCACGCCAGGGGCATGAAGCTGGTCATGGACCTGGTGGTCAACCACACCTCGGACGAGCACCCCTGGTTCATCGAGTCAAGGTCCTCCAAGGACAACCCCAAGCGGGACTGGTACTGGTGGCGGCCGCCGCGCGAGGCCGCGGACGGATCCGCCGACGGCCCGGGCGTTGCGCCGAAGAACACGGCGCCGAACAACTGGGGTTCGGCGTTCTCCGGCCCGGCGTGGGAGTTCGACCAGGCCACCGGCGAGTACTACCTCCACATCTTCTCCCGGAAGCAGCCGGACCTGAACTGGGAAAACCCGCAGGTCAGGGCCGCGGTCTACGAGATGATGAACTGGTGGCTGGACCGCGGCGTGGACGGCTTCCGGATGGACGTCATCAATTTCATCTCCAAGGACACCGCCCTGCCGGACGGCCCGATCGCCGCCGGGATGCTTTACGGCGACGGGACCCCGTTCTACATCGGCGGCCCGCGGATCCATGAGTTCCTGCAGGAAATGCACCGGGAGGTCTTCGCCGGGCGGACGGGTCCGCTGCTCACCGTCGGCGAAATGCCCGGCGTCACCGTGGACGAGGCCATCCTGTTCACCGACCCGGCACGGGCGGAGGTGGACATGGTGTTCCAGTTCGAGCACGTGGCCCTGGACCAGGAGGACGGCAACAAATGGCGGCCCAAGAAGCTGAAGCTCACGGACCTCAAGGCGACCCTGGGACACTGGCAGACCGGCCTGGCGGAGCGCGGCTGGAACAGCCTCTACTGGGGCAACCACGACCAGGCCCGGGCGGTGTCGCGCTTCGGCGACGACGGGCCGTACCGTGAGCTCTCCGCGAAGATGCTCGCCGGTATCCTGCACCTGCACCGCGGCACGCCCTACGTCTACCAGGGCGAAGAACTGGGCATGACCAACATGACCTTCGGTGCGATCAGCGACTACCGCGACATCGAGGTCCTCAACCACCACCGCGAAGCCACCACCCACCTGGGCCACACCGACGCCGAGGTCCTCGCCGCGCTGGCGCCGCTGAACCGCGACAACGCGCGCACGCCGGTCCAATGGGACGCCTCGCGGCACGCGGGTTTCACCACGGGTTCGCCCTGGATTGCGGTCAACCCGAACGCCAACCACATCAACGCCGCCGCGCAGGTGGACGACCCGGACTCGGTCTACAGCTTCTACCGGTCAGTGATCGCTTTGAGGCACAGTGAACCGGTGGTGTCGCACGGGGACTTCACGATGCTGCTGCCGCGCGACGAGCACGTCTACGCCTTCGTCCGCTCGCTCCCGGACACCCGGCTGCTGGTGCTGGGCAACTTCTCCGGCCAGGACCAGGACGTAACGCTCGACGACGCCGATGTGCCGCTCGCCTGGGGCAGCGCGGAACTGGTTTTGGGCAACTACCCTGCCGACGCCGCGGTGCCCCGGCTGCACCTGCGGCCCTGGGAGCTGAAGGTCTTCCGCGCCGGAGCGGCGCGGCCGGACCGGTAA
- a CDS encoding mechanosensitive ion channel domain-containing protein, with the protein MQDVLDPAMPFLAPILAVALAVAAGLLASWLLRRIVLRFNRNQPALRETSRVARLPLRFALCLIGVRIALGLTTEDAEWRRNVDHALQIALIGSIAWLAIAVLLIIETMVLTRYRVDVADNRRARRLRTQVILARRIGVALIVIVALGIAMLTFPAIQALGAGLLASAGVISIVAGLAAQTSLVNVFAGIQLAFTDAIRVDDVVVVQKEWGRIEEITLTYVVVHIWDDRRLILPSTYFTTTPFENWTRRQSEVMGTVEFDLDWRAPVEDMRAELKKVLATTDLWDERVGILQITDATAGFVRVRILVSAADSAQLFDLRCLIREELVLFLQQEHPTALPHVRLESLGAVSLGAGTSGTSSDTPGSNPAKRPGKVSAADQPSRHPSDPHDSQLFTGSIEAIQRSKAFTGPSEEVYEDRDKSIAAQN; encoded by the coding sequence ATGCAAGATGTCCTCGATCCCGCCATGCCCTTTCTGGCCCCCATCCTCGCCGTGGCCCTCGCCGTCGCCGCCGGGCTCCTCGCCTCCTGGCTGCTGCGCCGGATTGTGCTCCGGTTCAACCGCAATCAGCCCGCCCTGCGCGAGACCTCCCGGGTGGCCCGCCTGCCGTTGCGTTTCGCGCTCTGCCTGATCGGCGTCCGGATCGCCCTGGGCCTGACGACGGAGGATGCCGAATGGCGCCGCAACGTGGACCACGCGCTGCAGATCGCGCTCATCGGGTCCATTGCCTGGCTGGCCATCGCCGTGCTCCTCATCATCGAGACCATGGTGCTCACCCGCTACCGGGTGGACGTGGCGGACAACCGCCGTGCCCGCAGGCTGCGCACGCAGGTGATCCTGGCCCGGCGGATCGGGGTGGCCCTGATCGTCATTGTGGCCCTCGGCATCGCGATGCTCACGTTCCCCGCGATCCAGGCCCTCGGCGCGGGGCTGCTGGCCTCCGCCGGTGTGATCTCGATCGTGGCCGGCCTCGCAGCACAGACCTCACTGGTGAACGTCTTCGCCGGCATCCAGCTTGCCTTCACGGACGCCATCCGGGTGGACGACGTGGTGGTGGTGCAGAAGGAATGGGGCCGGATCGAGGAGATCACCCTGACCTACGTCGTGGTCCACATCTGGGACGACCGCCGGCTGATCCTGCCCTCCACCTACTTCACCACCACCCCGTTCGAGAACTGGACCCGGCGGCAGTCCGAGGTCATGGGCACGGTGGAGTTCGACCTCGACTGGCGCGCCCCGGTCGAGGACATGCGCGCCGAGCTCAAGAAGGTCCTGGCCACAACCGACCTCTGGGACGAGCGGGTGGGCATCCTGCAGATCACCGACGCGACCGCCGGCTTCGTCCGGGTCCGCATCCTGGTCAGCGCCGCGGACAGCGCCCAGCTCTTTGACCTGCGCTGCCTGATCCGCGAGGAACTCGTGCTGTTCCTGCAGCAGGAACACCCGACGGCGCTCCCCCACGTCCGGCTCGAATCGCTCGGTGCTGTTTCACTCGGTGCCGGGACGTCCGGCACCTCGTCCGACACACCCGGTTCAAACCCCGCCAAGCGGCCCGGCAAGGTCTCCGCCGCGGACCAGCCCAGCCGGCACCCGTCCGATCCGCACGACTCCCAGCTGTTCACCGGATCGATCGAGGCGATCCAGCGCTCCAAGGCGTTCACCGGCCCCAGCGAGGAAGTGTACGAGGACCGGGACAAGAGCATCGCCGCGCAGAACTGA
- a CDS encoding YegP family protein, whose amino-acid sequence MAGQFEIFTDAEANVRFRLLGADGTVLAISKAFADKRAAADGIMAVRECAGTGLIRESRSNAWGGTGTTRAGLPTPSRRRHRHIPAV is encoded by the coding sequence ATGGCAGGACAATTCGAAATCTTCACGGACGCTGAGGCGAACGTCCGTTTCCGGCTCCTCGGCGCCGACGGAACGGTATTGGCGATATCCAAGGCCTTCGCGGACAAGCGGGCAGCCGCGGACGGCATCATGGCAGTTCGCGAATGCGCCGGCACGGGCCTGATCAGGGAGTCCCGCTCCAACGCCTGGGGCGGCACCGGCACCACCAGGGCGGGACTGCCGACGCCGTCGCGGCGCCGGCACCGGCATATCCCCGCCGTCTAA
- a CDS encoding acylphosphatase → MAEIPKGDSGEWVRLTARVDGVVQAVGFRYWTVRKAEELGLTGTVRNNSDGTVGIAAEGPQSVVLEFRRWLRSPEAPGRVENVDESISRATGAFSNFRVVY, encoded by the coding sequence ATGGCTGAGATTCCGAAGGGTGATTCCGGCGAGTGGGTCCGGCTGACTGCACGGGTGGACGGAGTGGTGCAGGCCGTCGGCTTCCGCTACTGGACCGTGCGCAAGGCCGAGGAGCTGGGCCTGACCGGCACGGTGCGGAACAACAGCGACGGCACCGTGGGCATTGCGGCGGAGGGACCCCAGTCCGTGGTGCTGGAGTTCCGGCGCTGGCTGCGCTCGCCGGAGGCTCCGGGGCGGGTGGAGAACGTGGATGAATCAATCTCCCGGGCCACGGGGGCGTTCAGCAATTTCCGGGTGGTGTACTGA
- a CDS encoding cupin domain-containing protein has product MQKISLDALARQQIAAAVAAPSGRAADTAFGGHEKTLRQTVMAFRAGTQLSEHQNPGEATVFVLRGCVRLRAGKESWQGKTGDLLIVPDGLHSLEAEEDSAILMTVAKIKT; this is encoded by the coding sequence ATGCAGAAGATATCGCTCGATGCCCTTGCCCGGCAGCAGATAGCGGCTGCGGTGGCGGCACCGAGCGGACGTGCTGCGGATACGGCGTTCGGCGGGCATGAGAAGACCCTCCGCCAGACGGTGATGGCGTTCCGGGCGGGGACGCAGCTGAGCGAGCACCAGAACCCGGGCGAAGCGACCGTGTTTGTACTCCGCGGCTGCGTCCGGCTCAGGGCCGGCAAGGAATCCTGGCAGGGGAAGACCGGGGATCTACTGATCGTGCCGGACGGGCTGCACAGCCTGGAAGCTGAAGAGGACTCGGCGATCCTGATGACCGTCGCGAAGATCAAGACCTGA
- a CDS encoding diacylglycerol kinase family protein gives MTVVPFEEVPSTRRWWARAAYLAVVCAVLVPLTAAGVAGIVALLLTGAGAVVVTVAGIYWFLISRGFLRWCALALAVLAPLVVVFLYVQAGLLLEVMIAVGLVFVAVVFARAALREPRAGSKMTEYPAPAWRHPFLVMNPRSGGGKVVKFDLQRKAEELGAEVALLEGPGQVDVDALARQAVERGADLLGVAGGDGTQALVAGIAAEHNLPFLVISAGTRNHFALDLGLDREDPTGCLDALRDGVELHVDLGKINGRTFVNNSSFGVYAEVVQSPEYRDDKTGTVLQMLPDLIKGDKGARLHAKFDGTTVDGPQAVLVSNGPYGSHDLAGLGRRTRLDRGVLGAVALSASSTREAVGLLRRATKRGLVQRTAVEVVVDADVPEIPVGVDGEALLIPTPVRCTVEPAALRVLVPRKRPGVPPAQPALDLIRLRELAWGHPAASHVAA, from the coding sequence ATGACTGTCGTTCCGTTCGAAGAGGTCCCGTCGACCCGGCGGTGGTGGGCGCGGGCCGCCTACCTCGCGGTGGTGTGCGCGGTGTTGGTCCCGTTGACGGCCGCCGGCGTGGCGGGCATTGTGGCGCTGCTCCTGACCGGTGCCGGCGCCGTCGTCGTGACCGTGGCCGGAATCTACTGGTTCCTCATCAGCCGCGGATTCCTGCGCTGGTGTGCGCTGGCGCTCGCGGTGCTCGCCCCGCTGGTGGTCGTGTTCCTGTACGTCCAGGCGGGCCTGCTGTTGGAGGTCATGATCGCCGTGGGGCTGGTGTTTGTGGCCGTGGTCTTTGCCCGCGCGGCCCTGCGGGAACCCCGGGCAGGATCGAAGATGACCGAGTACCCCGCTCCGGCCTGGCGGCATCCCTTCCTGGTGATGAATCCGCGCTCCGGCGGGGGCAAAGTGGTGAAGTTTGACCTGCAGCGGAAGGCTGAGGAACTCGGGGCTGAGGTGGCGCTGCTCGAGGGACCCGGACAGGTGGATGTGGATGCGCTGGCCCGGCAGGCAGTGGAACGCGGAGCCGACTTGCTCGGCGTCGCCGGTGGTGACGGGACGCAGGCACTGGTGGCCGGCATCGCGGCCGAACACAACCTGCCCTTCCTGGTGATTAGCGCCGGCACCCGCAACCACTTCGCCCTCGATCTGGGCCTGGACCGCGAGGACCCCACGGGCTGCCTGGACGCCCTCCGCGACGGTGTGGAGTTGCACGTCGACCTGGGCAAGATCAACGGCCGCACTTTCGTCAACAATTCCTCCTTCGGGGTCTACGCCGAGGTGGTGCAGAGCCCGGAGTACCGCGACGACAAGACCGGCACCGTGCTGCAGATGCTCCCGGACCTGATCAAGGGCGACAAGGGGGCCCGGCTGCACGCCAAGTTCGACGGCACCACCGTGGACGGGCCGCAGGCCGTGCTCGTGAGCAACGGCCCGTACGGCAGCCACGACCTCGCGGGCCTGGGCCGCCGCACCCGGCTCGACCGCGGCGTGCTCGGCGCGGTGGCACTCTCCGCGTCCAGCACCCGCGAGGCTGTCGGCCTGCTGCGCCGGGCGACGAAACGCGGCCTGGTCCAGCGGACCGCAGTGGAGGTGGTGGTCGACGCCGACGTGCCCGAGATCCCGGTCGGCGTGGACGGCGAGGCGCTGCTGATTCCCACCCCGGTGCGGTGCACGGTGGAACCTGCAGCCCTGCGGGTCCTGGTTCCGCGGAAACGCCCGGGCGTCCCGCCCGCCCAGCCGGCGCTGGACCTGATCCGTCTCCGCGAGCTGGCCTGGGGGCATCCGGCCGCGTCGCACGTCGCGGCGTAG
- a CDS encoding methyltransferase domain-containing protein yields the protein MGSVADSKVWADYNAAQADRPVRSLCLDAMALAGPGTGRRAIDLGCGAGKETLALLNNGWHVHAVDSLPDTPDRLRAIAPDADGRLSIEVRAFQELGILPPADLIFAGYSLPFIHPDTFGGFWAIVLDALQHNGVLAVNLFGDRDSWADIPEWNFHSEPEARQLFAGLEIVKFEVYDADGQSFRGPKHWHIYDVVARKR from the coding sequence GTGGGAAGCGTCGCAGACAGCAAGGTCTGGGCCGACTACAACGCGGCCCAGGCAGACCGACCCGTGCGGTCCCTTTGCCTCGACGCCATGGCGCTCGCCGGTCCGGGAACCGGGCGTCGAGCCATTGACCTCGGCTGCGGGGCGGGCAAGGAAACGCTGGCCCTCCTGAACAACGGCTGGCATGTGCACGCCGTCGACTCCCTGCCCGACACCCCGGACCGGCTTCGGGCGATCGCTCCGGACGCCGACGGCAGGCTCAGCATCGAGGTGCGGGCATTCCAGGAACTCGGGATCCTCCCGCCGGCCGATCTCATCTTCGCCGGCTATTCGCTGCCCTTCATCCACCCGGACACCTTCGGCGGGTTCTGGGCCATAGTGCTGGATGCCCTCCAGCACAATGGCGTCCTGGCCGTGAACCTTTTTGGGGACCGGGACTCCTGGGCGGACATCCCGGAATGGAACTTCCACTCCGAACCGGAGGCGCGGCAGCTCTTCGCCGGGCTGGAGATCGTGAAGTTCGAGGTGTACGACGCCGACGGCCAGTCGTTCCGCGGCCCCAAACACTGGCACATCTACGACGTCGTCGCCCGTAAACGGTGA
- a CDS encoding MFS transporter, with amino-acid sequence MSNSPRTGLAVAGLSLGTALNPLNSSMIAVALVVLRTDFGLDVATVTWVITSFYLTSAAGQPLMGRLADRFGPRRLFLLGMALVAVTCALAPLAPNFAVLCVARAVMALGTAAAYPSAVVMVGALAKQANVKSTRPLGRIQMANTSAAAVGPVVGGLLVGFVGWEALFLLNVPLALAAILLVRRFAPADGARERGRASELLRDSDIPGILAFIGSMVLVMMALLNVLPGYRWWLLGGGTLLAVLFVWRELRFAPPFLDLRLLGRNRPLLLVYLGFALFSCVYYFAFFGLPQLLQEAGGYDPRVVGLLVLPLAAVSVVSTPVAVRAMDRFGVKRVLVAGVVLLMVASAAMWLLTASFAIPLVVALTALLGVPYGVASIAYNQGMYLSTRPEERGVAAGIFQTCRYVGAITATVLIGIFYGTGVSQANWEIMVLAMLGLGGVVLVVSLLWRERRG; translated from the coding sequence GTGAGCAACTCTCCCCGGACGGGCCTCGCCGTCGCCGGACTCAGCCTGGGCACGGCCCTGAACCCGCTGAACTCCTCGATGATCGCCGTCGCCTTGGTGGTGCTGCGCACTGACTTTGGGCTCGACGTCGCCACCGTCACCTGGGTGATCACCTCCTTCTACCTCACGTCCGCGGCGGGGCAGCCGCTCATGGGCCGGCTCGCGGACCGGTTCGGGCCGCGGCGCCTGTTCCTCCTCGGCATGGCACTGGTGGCGGTGACCTGCGCGCTGGCCCCGTTGGCGCCGAACTTTGCGGTGCTCTGCGTGGCCCGCGCCGTTATGGCCCTCGGCACCGCGGCCGCGTACCCGAGCGCCGTCGTGATGGTCGGGGCGCTGGCGAAGCAGGCGAACGTGAAGTCCACCCGGCCGCTGGGCCGGATCCAGATGGCCAACACCTCGGCGGCGGCCGTCGGGCCCGTGGTGGGCGGGCTGCTGGTGGGCTTCGTGGGCTGGGAGGCCCTGTTCCTGCTGAACGTCCCGCTGGCCCTGGCCGCGATCCTCCTGGTCCGGCGGTTCGCCCCGGCGGACGGGGCCCGGGAACGCGGCCGGGCCTCGGAGCTGCTGCGGGACTCGGACATTCCCGGCATCCTGGCCTTCATCGGCTCCATGGTCCTGGTGATGATGGCGCTGCTCAACGTGCTGCCGGGCTATCGCTGGTGGCTGCTCGGCGGAGGCACCCTGCTGGCCGTGCTCTTCGTCTGGCGCGAGCTGCGCTTCGCCCCGCCGTTCCTGGACCTGCGGCTGCTGGGCAGGAACCGGCCGCTGCTGCTGGTCTATCTGGGCTTCGCACTGTTCAGCTGCGTCTACTATTTCGCCTTCTTCGGGCTGCCGCAGCTGCTGCAGGAGGCCGGCGGCTACGATCCCCGGGTCGTCGGGCTCCTGGTGCTGCCGCTGGCCGCGGTCTCGGTGGTCTCGACGCCGGTGGCCGTCCGCGCGATGGACCGGTTCGGGGTCAAGCGTGTGCTGGTCGCCGGCGTCGTGCTGCTCATGGTGGCCTCGGCGGCGATGTGGCTGCTGACCGCCTCGTTCGCCATCCCGCTGGTGGTTGCGCTGACCGCACTGCTGGGTGTGCCGTACGGGGTGGCGAGCATCGCGTACAACCAGGGCATGTACCTTTCCACCCGGCCGGAGGAGCGTGGGGTGGCCGCCGGGATCTTCCAGACCTGCCGGTACGTCGGGGCGATCACGGCCACGGTGCTGATCGGGATCTTCTATGGCACCGGCGTCAGCCAGGCCAACTGGGAAATTATGGTGCTGGCGATGCTGGGACTCGGCGGAGTGGTGCTGGTGGTGTCGCTGCTGTGGCGGGAGCGGCGGGGCTGA
- a CDS encoding ester cyclase, producing the protein MAEDVGLIERFYRDVMESGNLALVDELTADSFVDHEKGLPGQPPGKDGVKFFVSTIRSAFPDIKVKEIKPSLAAGNLEACHVVLAGTHKGELAGIPASGKNVEFDCTDIIRVENGRVAEHWGTTDNMTLMQQIGAMAVA; encoded by the coding sequence ATGGCTGAAGATGTTGGACTGATTGAGCGGTTTTATCGGGATGTGATGGAGAGCGGCAACCTCGCCCTCGTTGATGAACTGACGGCGGACAGCTTCGTTGACCACGAGAAGGGCCTTCCGGGGCAACCACCCGGCAAGGACGGCGTGAAATTCTTCGTGAGTACCATCAGGTCGGCTTTCCCTGACATCAAGGTCAAGGAAATCAAGCCCTCGCTGGCCGCCGGGAACCTGGAGGCCTGCCACGTGGTCCTGGCCGGCACCCACAAAGGTGAGTTGGCGGGCATCCCGGCATCAGGCAAGAATGTGGAGTTCGACTGCACGGACATTATCCGCGTCGAGAACGGCCGAGTGGCAGAGCATTGGGGCACCACGGACAACATGACCCTCATGCAGCAGATCGGTGCCATGGCGGTTGCCTGA
- a CDS encoding DinB family protein, producing the protein MTAFNQSDDLRGAEFVDANLRGARFVRSDLSGTVMRGVDISGSDIDAPWLFDGGNALRVNGVNVVPFVEAELNRRFPGRAERRAGDPDGLRAAWAALERTWSATLDRVAAMPAGTVALSVDGEWSFAQTLRHLVMATDTWLRRAILEIEQPYHPIGQPNFEYEPDGNDMSVFSTAAPTYAEVLEVRAGRVAMVRDFLATVTPAELSAVRKNPWAPRQPETTLSCLHTILDEEWEHHRYAVRDLEAIEAGLDA; encoded by the coding sequence ATGACAGCTTTCAACCAGTCCGACGACCTCCGTGGAGCAGAATTCGTCGATGCGAACCTGCGGGGAGCCCGGTTCGTCCGGTCCGACCTGTCTGGCACAGTGATGCGCGGGGTGGACATTTCCGGGTCAGACATCGATGCGCCGTGGCTGTTCGACGGCGGGAACGCCCTGCGCGTCAACGGCGTCAATGTGGTCCCCTTCGTCGAAGCCGAACTCAACCGCCGCTTTCCCGGCCGCGCCGAAAGACGGGCCGGCGATCCTGATGGTCTTCGAGCCGCCTGGGCAGCACTGGAGCGGACCTGGTCTGCTACGCTCGACCGCGTCGCCGCGATGCCCGCCGGCACGGTCGCTCTCTCGGTCGACGGCGAGTGGTCGTTCGCCCAGACACTGCGCCACCTGGTCATGGCCACCGACACGTGGCTGCGCCGGGCCATCCTGGAGATCGAGCAGCCGTACCACCCCATTGGCCAGCCGAACTTTGAGTACGAACCGGACGGCAACGACATGTCGGTCTTCTCGACGGCCGCACCGACGTACGCCGAAGTGCTCGAGGTCCGGGCAGGCCGGGTGGCCATGGTGCGTGACTTCCTCGCCACCGTCACCCCAGCTGAACTGTCCGCGGTGCGCAAGAATCCGTGGGCACCACGGCAACCGGAGACAACCCTCTCCTGCCTGCACACCATTCTTGACGAGGAGTGGGAACACCACCGCTACGCCGTCCGTGACCTGGAGGCCATCGAGGCGGGACTCGACGCGTAA
- a CDS encoding VOC family protein — protein MLKDSNIIAVLPAKDINRAKEFYRDKLGIEPSDSMEEGSLMYSCAQGTGFLIYQTDNAGTAKNTQMGWETDNLEQEMEELRGRGVVFEEYDFPGLKTENGIATADWGKAAWFLDSEGNIINVSQRA, from the coding sequence ATGCTCAAGGATTCAAACATCATCGCTGTCCTCCCCGCGAAGGACATCAACCGGGCGAAGGAGTTCTACCGGGACAAGCTGGGAATAGAGCCCTCCGATTCCATGGAGGAGGGGAGCCTGATGTACAGCTGCGCCCAAGGAACGGGTTTCCTCATTTACCAGACGGACAATGCAGGGACAGCCAAGAACACCCAGATGGGATGGGAAACAGACAATCTCGAACAGGAGATGGAGGAGTTGCGCGGCCGCGGCGTCGTCTTTGAAGAGTACGACTTTCCCGGCCTGAAGACGGAAAACGGCATCGCCACCGCCGACTGGGGGAAGGCAGCCTGGTTCCTGGACAGCGAGGGAAACATCATCAACGTCTCCCAACGCGCCTAG
- a CDS encoding SRPBCC domain-containing protein codes for MNKETGNAEAGGLVLDLECTLDAPPEEVFKMLTESTELVKWWGPHGFTIPAADVSLTEGGSYRLRMTPPDGDAFHLSGEFLEIDPPWRLVYTFRWEEPTPDDRDTVVDLALGSTGEATRLVLSQGPFLTEERLALHRSGWTESFEKLQTVLESRT; via the coding sequence ATGAACAAGGAAACCGGAAATGCGGAAGCCGGCGGGCTGGTCCTGGACCTGGAATGCACGCTGGATGCTCCCCCGGAAGAAGTTTTCAAGATGCTGACGGAGTCGACCGAACTGGTGAAATGGTGGGGCCCGCACGGCTTCACCATCCCCGCCGCCGATGTGAGCCTGACGGAAGGCGGCAGCTACCGATTGCGTATGACGCCGCCCGACGGCGATGCGTTCCACCTCTCGGGCGAGTTCCTGGAAATCGATCCGCCATGGCGTCTGGTGTACACGTTCCGCTGGGAGGAACCGACGCCGGACGACCGTGACACAGTCGTCGACCTCGCACTGGGGAGTACCGGGGAAGCCACGCGCCTGGTGCTCTCGCAGGGACCATTCCTGACAGAGGAACGGCTTGCCCTGCACCGAAGCGGATGGACCGAGTCGTTCGAGAAATTGCAGACGGTACTGGAAAGTCGCACTTGA